CAGAGTCTTGGagagttggagatgccctaagttattttttaatttttataagtaCAGTATGTGTTACCTCAATTGTTACCAATTTTTTGTTGGGCGGCAGCCATCAGGAGTCTATTTTAATTTTTAAGTGAATCTGCGGTGGGCTTTTCCTTCTCGTGCAAGAATTGCGGTACTAGTCCATACCGCATACAATGATCGGTCGTTTTATACCCGCTCTGGCGTTCCGTAGATTTACTTGGTAATCGATCAACGGTTAATCATCCTTCCGCCGAGATTGGGTTTACGCATCGAGATCGAGCGCAACAATGCCGAGGTCTCTTTCGGAGGAGGACCCATGCCCAGGCCGCATCGTCGCCGACGCCGGCGGGGCTTTCGCCGTGGGCGCCGTGGGAGGCTCCGTCTTCCACTTCATCAAGGGCGTCCGCGACTCGCCCAGCGGCGCGCGGTTCACCGGCGGCGCGCAGGCACTGCGCATGAACGCCCCGCGAGTCGGCGGGTCCTTCGCCGTCTGGGGCGGCCTCTTCTCCGCCTTCAACTGCGCCGCCGCCTACGCGCGCCAGAAGGATGACCCCTGGAACTccatcgccgccggcgccgccgccgccggcctgcTCTCCGTGCGCCAGGGCCTCAGAGCTGCTGCGAAGTCGGCGGCGTCCGGCGCCGCCCTCCTCGCGCTCGTCGAGGGTATGGGCATCCTGGCCAACCGAGCACAGGCCGCGCAGGCGCAGCGGAACCGGCCGCAAGTCCACAACCCCACCTTGGCCGCCGCCATTGCCGCACAGCGGAACCTACCCCAAGTCGACGACCCCATCTTGTCCGCAGCCGTTACCAACCGCGTCGTCGTCCACGACCCCGACTTGGTTGACGCCGAAGCCAACCGCCTCCATGACGCAGATCAGAACCTACCGCCCGTCGACGATCCCGCCATTGCAGCACAATGACAACGGCAAGGAAGTGGAGGGACAAAGAAGCCCAATGACAACGGTGGCCAGATTTGACACGCCCTGTAGCCCTCGGATACCATTGTTTGCGTTAAGTGAAAAAAAGTGTTTTTCATTATATTCCCGTCCTAACCTGTATTCGTTTTGAACAATATACTGAATTCGGACACCTAAGATCGTATGTGAAGTACTAGCTCAGATACTAAATTGAACATTTGGACGTTGATTTGctaaatgttttttttttttgtttcgaagGAAAGGCGTCATGACGACTTTATTGATTACTagtaaaaatgcccgtgcgttgcatcggaaaAAAAACTCAAACACTTCAATAAATCATCCGTAATTACACTTCCCATCTTTTCCACCGGTTTTTTTCCTATTCATGGTGAACATTATTAATAGCATCACCTACTTTTAATACTTCAAACTCGTAACGAGGTggactccacccctttgtaatttAAACTCAGTTCATTCTTCGTCCCAACATTTTAATCCATGGTTTTTAGTGATGGTGGGCAACATCCCATGTGTGTGGAACAAAGGCCGTTGATTAAAAAGGTTAATTAGAAGTATAAAAAAATTAGGATTTTGGGCGTGCTACGCAGGACAGTAACGCGGGATTGAATACCAAAATTAAATCCTTGATTCAAAGCCTTCAAAAAAATCGCCAATCCAAATCACattaaataaaaaataaatattgAATTGCATATTTTTAGGCAACAACTCAACTTTTCATTTCAAATATATTATTTCATTTGTTCGCAGACATGTTAGTTcactttgatttctcaaaaagtaAATACCAAAATTGGAAAGGCGGTGGGACGGGCCATACTTTAGAAAACGACTCAGAACACACTAATTTAAAAAATCTATAAAAAGGGCCAAATTGGAAGGCGGTGGGATGGGGCATACTTTAGGGCGGTATATCAGAGGTGGGCGGTTCCGTTCCTCCCGCCGATGAGGGAGTCGGCGCCGCTCGCCAATGATCAATGGGTGGCAACAGGATGGGGATGTGGGTTGAAAGGAAGACCAATCGAACTCCGATACTTTTTCTGTTCGAGCGAGAAATACCAGGTGGGTTTGTTGGTGGTGGGGAAGAAAAGAACTGAATTGGTACGAGGTAAGTTTGTGATAATATGTGATTTGGTGAGAGGGTAAATTCATCCAAAAAAATGTCACCGCAAGATTTTTTAATTATTAGGTATAGAAGTATAGCGAAAATTCCCATGCATTGGATCGGGGACAAAAAATAAACCTTTAGATAAAAAAAACCAGGCTATTATTTTTAAAATAATACATTCCTTTAGAGAGCTCTAAAAAATTTAGCATCATTGTAAAAAAAAACATCCCATGTTTCAGAAAAGATAGCACGTTGATATATCTGGCACTGCACGGCATCGCTGCCGGTGATCAAGCCTTTGCTGCCCGCAGACTGTCTAGTCAAAATATGGGATGGGCATAAGACTGATATGAGGACCCAACTCCCTTGCATTGCCAGAATCCATGCTTTCTCCTTTCTTGTTCGTTTCCTTCCCATGGCATGTACGGCTATGGTTTGATTGTCCTTAATCCTTTGTTGTTCTTTCATTCCATGCCAGACTGATTGAGTTTTTCTTTCCGGTAGCGCTCTCATGATCCGCACGGCCGTCACTTTTCCGATTGTGGTGCTACTTGTTCATTCTTGGACGACTTGTTCACAACCACGGAACTCACGTATATAAACCAGCAAAACACCATATAACCCAGCAAGGTGGGACTAATCAACGACGTGCATACGGTTTCCTGGCTTGTTTTCCTGGCGTGAGATCACCGAACCGTACTTTTTGCTGCTGGCCCGACCCAGTATAGAACCAAACCGGCCCATAGCAAATGCGAGCTAAGACCTCAACAAATCGGAACGCTGCTCCATCTTCTTCCATTGACCGCCGACATCCCGTCGATTCCTCTATCTGCCTGGCATTTCTCCCCACCCGCACGAGGCTCCTTCCCCGATCTGGCCTTCCCGTGGCGTCTCACTCCCCCTCGTGGAACGCGTCGCTCGGCAGACGCACGCCGCCCTCCTGCGCGACCCTACCTCTCAGCACGAGCTCTGGCCGCGCCATGATCCGCCTCGCGGCCATGCCCGCCGCACGAAGCTCCCCCGACCTCGAATTCCCTCCACCGGCTGCCGGACGGACGAAGGGAAAAAGACTCACCAGGCACCAGCAGCCCCGACCGCACGAGCGCACGAAGCTCCCCCGACCTCGAATTCCCTCCACCGCGAAGCTGCCGGACGAACGAATGGAAAAAGACTCACCACCAGCAACCCCGGTGGCGACGATGCGGATATGGGGTGCGGGTGCGGGGTGCAGTGTGGATGGTGGAGGTCGCGGGTGCGGTTGGTACGGAAACAGAAAACGTACCAGTTCAATGGCAATCAGCAGTAGTATGTAATtttgtgggagggcaaaacggtcaaGTAAAAAGttagcagaaaccttagctcctttattattaggtatagatatcaaAACATAGTTACATTATCTGTAGGTAGCCCAATAATAAAATATGGtggatccttgggccaaaacaatCGACTGAGGTCCCTTCACCTTACAAGCCAAAGTATGAGCGACTGA
This region of Lolium perenne isolate Kyuss_39 chromosome 2, Kyuss_2.0, whole genome shotgun sequence genomic DNA includes:
- the LOC127322822 gene encoding mitochondrial import inner membrane translocase subunit TIM17-1-like, producing the protein MPRSLSEEDPCPGRIVADAGGAFAVGAVGGSVFHFIKGVRDSPSGARFTGGAQALRMNAPRVGGSFAVWGGLFSAFNCAAAYARQKDDPWNSIAAGAAAAGLLSVRQGLRAAAKSAASGAALLALVEGMGILANRAQAAQAQRNRPQVHNPTLAAAIAAQRNLPQVDDPILSAAVTNRVVVHDPDLVDAEANRLHDADQNLPPVDDPAIAAQ